CATTTTTGGTTTGACACTGCTGCTGGGTGGTATCACTAACGCACAGGCACAAACGAAAAATACATCCGATACCAGTATTACACTTAAACCTGCAACTGAAAGAGTAATCGACCTGGGATTACGCAGCGAAAAGGAATGGCGTACCACCGCTGCCACCTATACCATTACTGGTGATGATCTGGCGCATACTTCTGTGGCCAACCTGCTGAACGCCTTACAGGGCCGTATCCCGGGACTCACCGTAGTCACCGGTTCCGGCGAACCGGGCTATGATAACCCCGGCTTATATATCCGTGGACTCAGCAGCTGGAACGTTGCCGGTAAACTCAACATCTACCTCGATGGGTTTCCGGTAGACCTGAGCGCACTCAGCCCGCTCAGTGCCTATGAAGTAGAAACGGTAACCGTGCTCAAAGATGCCGCCGCCAATGCGATCTACGGTAATCAGGGAGGAAACGGTGTGATCAGCGTACGCACCAAAAGAGGGAATGTTAGTTCTAAAATACAGATCACTGCCAACGGCAGGTACAGTGTACTTAGTCCGTTACAATTACCACAGGTGGCTAACGCATACGACTATACGCGTTTATACAACCAGGCGCTCACCAACGACGGATTACCGGTAAAATACGCAAATCCGGACTTATACAAGGCCGCCAATGATCCGGCGCACCCGAACGTAAACTGGTACGATCAGGTACTAAAAAGTACTTCTGTTCTGCAGGATTACAACCTGACATTCAGGGGCGGAAGCGAGCGCGCCAGGTATTACGTGCAGATGGGGTACCTCGATTTCTCCGGTATCTATAAAAATGCAGATGCCATCGACCCGGATTTTGGTACCAATGCGAAATACAAACGTATTAACCTCCGTGCCAACGTAGACCTGCAGCTGACCAAAAACCTCTCTGTTGCCGTGAACCTCAGCGGTATCACAGAAGACAGGATCACGCCAAACGGCTTTACGGCTTCCACGGTATTTAATAACCTGGCCAGAATTCCGGCCTCCGCTTTTAACGTGAAAAACCCGGATAACACCTGGGGAAACAGCAGCGTATATAATTTCAACCCGGTACAGCTCCTGCAGCAGAACGGTATTTATGACGCACACGCCAGAACCCTGCAAACAGCAGTGTCTATGACGGAAAGACTGGACCAGCTGGTGAAAGGGTTATCACTCAACGGTATGGTGTCGTTCAACAACCAATATGTTGGTACCTATCAGAAGATCTTCACCGTGAAATCTTCGGAGCTGCTGAAAGATGGTAACGACCAGCCTATCCTTGATGCAAAAGGCAATTATACCTATAACGTTTTAGGAGCTATCAGCCAGAGTATCAGCGATGGCGGTAACGCACACTGGATACATAATACCATCCAGGCCGGACTGAACTATGACCGCCAGTTTGGTGATCATGGCATCACGGGCGCAGTACAGGCACGCAGAGAAGAATATACCCACGATGGCCTGGTTTACCCTATTCGTACCCAGGGCCTGTTTGGTTACGCTACCTACGACTTCAAAAAAACATATATCCTCGACCTCTCCGCAAGCTACAGTGGTGCCGCGGATTTCCAGCCAGGCAAACAGTATGGCTTCTTCCCGGCAATCGGTGCAGGATGGATCGTTTCCAACGAAAAATTCCTGAGCAACAGCAAGATCATTGACTTCCTGAAACTCCGTGCTACTTACGGTAAAACAGGTAACATCAATGAAAATTACCGTTTCCTCTATGAGAAATGGGCCATATCCGGTGGCGGATGGTATACCGGCGCCAATACCGGAACCAGCCAGGGTGGCCGACTGGAAGGATCTTATCCTAACAAGGACTTCACCTGGGAATCCAAAGCAGCTTTCAACTTTGGGATAGACCTGAAGCTCCTGAAAAGACTTAGCCTGACAGCAGACGTTTTCAAGGAAAACAGAACAGGTATACTGGATAATTCTGCTTCCGTACCATATTTCACCGGTTTCGGCATTCAAAAGCTGAACACAGGTAAAGTAGAAAACAAAGGCTTTGAACTGGCATTGAACTATAATGATAAGGTGGGAGATTTCCAGTATTATGTTGGTGGTAGTGTAGCCTTTGCCCGTAATAAAATCCTTGAAATGCAACAGGATGCCATGCCAGCTGATTACCTCTATAACAAAGGTTATCGTATCAACCAGACACGCGCGCTTAAAACAGATGGTTTCTATCAGCAGTCCGACTTTGATGCCAATGGTAACCTGAAGGCTGGTGTTGCCCAATCTTCATATACAGTGGCACGCCCGGGCGACCTGAAGTTTAAAGACCAGGATGGAAACGGTGTTATCAATGCATATGATTTTGTACCTACCGGATATTCTGCCATTCCTGAATTTACCACAGGACTCAATCTGGGCTTTAAGTACAAAGGCTTCGACTTCGATGCATTTGTTCAGGGAGTGTTTAACAGAACCATCAATCTGCTGGATGTTGCCTATGATTATACACATCCTTTTGAAAATAATAATAACATCACCAGGTTCTCCACCAATGCATGGACACCTGAAACAGCGACTACTGCCACTGCTCCGCGTTTATCTACCACACTTAACCTGAACAATAGTGTTAATGCTGATTTCTGGTTGCGTAATGGCAATTTCGTTAAACTCAGAAGCGTGGAATTGGGCTATACTTTCCCTAAATCGGGCTTCCTGAGAAAAATG
This window of the Chitinophaga sp. Cy-1792 genome carries:
- a CDS encoding SusC/RagA family TonB-linked outer membrane protein, which gives rise to MKREYISIFGLTLLLGGITNAQAQTKNTSDTSITLKPATERVIDLGLRSEKEWRTTAATYTITGDDLAHTSVANLLNALQGRIPGLTVVTGSGEPGYDNPGLYIRGLSSWNVAGKLNIYLDGFPVDLSALSPLSAYEVETVTVLKDAAANAIYGNQGGNGVISVRTKRGNVSSKIQITANGRYSVLSPLQLPQVANAYDYTRLYNQALTNDGLPVKYANPDLYKAANDPAHPNVNWYDQVLKSTSVLQDYNLTFRGGSERARYYVQMGYLDFSGIYKNADAIDPDFGTNAKYKRINLRANVDLQLTKNLSVAVNLSGITEDRITPNGFTASTVFNNLARIPASAFNVKNPDNTWGNSSVYNFNPVQLLQQNGIYDAHARTLQTAVSMTERLDQLVKGLSLNGMVSFNNQYVGTYQKIFTVKSSELLKDGNDQPILDAKGNYTYNVLGAISQSISDGGNAHWIHNTIQAGLNYDRQFGDHGITGAVQARREEYTHDGLVYPIRTQGLFGYATYDFKKTYILDLSASYSGAADFQPGKQYGFFPAIGAGWIVSNEKFLSNSKIIDFLKLRATYGKTGNINENYRFLYEKWAISGGGWYTGANTGTSQGGRLEGSYPNKDFTWESKAAFNFGIDLKLLKRLSLTADVFKENRTGILDNSASVPYFTGFGIQKLNTGKVENKGFELALNYNDKVGDFQYYVGGSVAFARNKILEMQQDAMPADYLYNKGYRINQTRALKTDGFYQQSDFDANGNLKAGVAQSSYTVARPGDLKFKDQDGNGVINAYDFVPTGYSAIPEFTTGLNLGFKYKGFDFDAFVQGVFNRTINLLDVAYDYTHPFENNNNITRFSTNAWTPETATTATAPRLSTTLNLNNSVNADFWLRNGNFVKLRSVELGYTFPKSGFLRKMNTVRVFVIGNNLFTIDKLGDLHLEPERFSMGYPLMKSFSFGLNAKF